The proteins below are encoded in one region of Podarcis raffonei isolate rPodRaf1 chromosome 6, rPodRaf1.pri, whole genome shotgun sequence:
- the BPIFA2 gene encoding BPI fold-containing family A member 2, with protein sequence MFPVLALAIFYGLLAQNTQGYASPQAIVNLGPEMLQRLISHRLDSQALVGRLQNLPLQSILQGGSGGLLGLGNLPVLGGLVDGLLGNILGVKIRNIELLRLDIRFDEVAKHIIVTVPADVEIEINLPLNLGRLLHVKLYLDIQVAVRILTDPVSGHVKLVVGNCHNNPGHLRITLLNKKGPLLQTVNNLLRAVTDILEKTVPHLLQKELCPLVNMLLEDVLNLLQGSSSSYVHGDMIQLRPSSTSLRNGVMQIGYEGTVRLPGGQNYIVPSGTAPLPHAPLGDAPMNMLLSDHLLSAMLRAFLTPRAINIHSPQEITAFSQQMAALSGFKGAIRALQVSYGAPVLALTVGRIEVKQNIDVKVYSGRHLFTVRATVTSLGAVSVAGGSLRLTLHLEGIDNLSLINSSVGNFDVQHLTSAISHLVSAFLLPHQNHLLAEGFPLPLVQQLGIDHLNAAPGQNTLLLFAPPLAS encoded by the exons ATGTTTCCGGTTTTGGCCCTCGCCATCTTCTACGGCCTCCTGGCCCAGAACACCCAAGGATATGCCAGCCCTCAGGCCATTGTCAATCTTGGACCAGAAATGCTTCAGCGCC TGATTTCCCATCGGTTGGACAGCCAGGCTTTGGTCGGCCGTCTCCAGAATTTGCCCCTCCAGAGCATCTTGCAAGGTGGTTCCGGCGGATTGCTGGGCCTGGGAAACCTCCCCGTCCTCGGAGGCCTGGTGGACGGGCTTCTGGGCAACATCTTGGG GGTGAAGATCAGAAACATAGAGCTTCTCCGACTCGACATCCGTTTTGATGAGGTAGCAAAGCACATTATTGTGACTGTCCCAGCAGATGTGGAGATTGAAATAAATCT GCCACTCAATCTAGGCAGGCTCCTTCACGTGAAGCTGTACCTGGACATCCAGGTTGCAGTTCGAATCCTGACAGACCCAGTGAGCGGCCATGTGAAACTGGTCGTCGGAAATTGCCACAATAACCCTGGCCACCTTAGAATCACCCTCCTCAACAA GAAAGGACCTCTTCTCCAGACCGTCAATAACCTCCTGCGAGCCGTGACCGACATTCTGGAGAAGACGGTTCCCCATCTGCTGCAGAAAGAG CTCTGCCCACTTGTCAACATGCTTCTAGAAGATGTGCTGAATTTGCTGCAAG GCTCCTCGTCCTCCTATGTGCACGGAGACATGATCCAGCTGCGACCCTCGTCCACCTCTCTCCGCAACGGAGTCATGCAAATTGGCTATGAA GGCACCGTCCGCCTGCCTGGAGGGCAGAACTACATCGTCCCCTCTGGCACCGCCCCCCTTCCCCATGCGCCCCTGGGCGACGCTCCCATGAACATGCTCCTCAGCGACCACCTGCTGAGCGCGATGCTCAGAGCTTTCTTGACTCCAAGGGCTATAAACATCCACAGTCCACAGGAG ATTACTGCATTCAGTCAACAGATGGCAGCTCTGTCTGGTTTTAAG GGCGCAATACGGGCCTTGCAGGTCTCTTACGGGGCTCCTGTCCTCGCCCTGACCGTGGGAAGGATCGAGGTGAAGCAGAATATCGACGTCAAGGTGTACAGCGGCCGGCATCTCTTCACTGTCCGTGCT ACGGTGACTTCGCTTGGTGCCGTTTCTGTGGCCGGAGGGAGCCTGAGACTCACTCTTCACCTTGAAGG GATTGACAATCTCTCCTTGATCAACTCTTCAGTTGGAAACTTTGAT GTGCAGCACCTGACAAGCGCAATTTCACACCTGGTGTCTGCCTTCCTTTTACCACATCAGAACC ATTTGCTGGCAGAAGGCTTCCCGTTGCCTCTGGTGCAACAGCTTGGCATTGACCATCTCAACGCTGCCCCTGGCCAG AACACTCTTCTGCTCTTCGCTCCCCCCTTGGCTTCCTGA